The genomic stretch CCCGCTTTCCCAGGAGAATTTCACCAGGAGCGTCTCTGGAGATGAGCGCAATGCCGTAGGTTCCCTCGAGGCTTTTCAGCGCCTCGAGAAAAGCGAGGCGCAGGTCGAGTCCGTCCTTCCGGAGCTGTTCGATAAGGTGCACGACAACTTCTGTATCCGTTTCGCTCAGGAAGGTATGCCCGATATCCAGGAGTTTCTGTTTAAGGGGCTTGTAATTTTCGATGATGCCGTTGTGCACAAGGGCGAGCGAGTAGGAACAGTCGACATGCGGGTGAGCATTTTCCGCGGTCGGGGCGCCGTGAGTAGCCCAGCGGGTATGGGCTATGCCGCATTGAAAACAGTTTTGGGGAAAATCCTCCAGGAATTCATCGGAGATTCTACCTTCGGCCTTGTGGATAAAGAGATCATCTTCACCGCCGACAGCGATGCCCCAGGAGTCATATCCCCTGTATTCCAGCCTGCGGATGCCGTCTACCAGAATGCCGGGTGAAATCCCTTTTCCCACATATCCAAAAATTCCGCACATTGGGCTGTCAGTTCCTTTGGTTACGAAGAATAATGAGCCGGAGAAGAGTGAGAATAGCTGTTGTTGCGGCGGCGACATAGGTCCAGGCGGCGGCTCTCAGAACAGCGCGGGCTTCGGGGATTTCATCCCTGGTAAGGTATCCGCCCTTTTCCAGCACCAAAAGCGCCCGGTTCGAGGCATTGAATTCGACCGGCAGAGTGATGAGTGTGAATCCAACCGCCACCGAGAAAAGAATTATGCCCAGATCCAGAAGCCATTTCAAGTGGATACTTGGAGCAAACAGGGGAATGATCATACCGATCATGAAAAGCCAGATGCCGAGCTGTGAACCGGTGGCCGCGGCAGGGGCGATCGCTGTCCGAAGAACGAGCGCGGCATAGCGTTCGCCGTGCTGGATGGCATGGCCGGCTTCATGCGCGGCGATACCCAGGGCCGCAATGCTCTGCGAACCGTATACACCTTCGGAAAGGCGCAGAACCCCTGCGCTGGGGTCGTAGTGGTCGGTAAGCTCGCCGGGTATAGACTCGACAGCGACCTTGGAAAGCCCGCTGCGATCCAATATGTCCCTGGCTACCTTCGCTCCGGTGACACCGGAACGCGACCGTACCTGGCTGTACTTTTTGTACGCCGAGGATACTTTCGCCTGCGCCCAGAGTGTGAGAATAAGCCCCGGAATCATGAAAATCATTGTGGGGTCCCAAAAGAACATGTAACCACCTCCATGGTTTATTGTTATACAAAAGGATATTATACATGCTGTATTAGATGATTAGGCAAGAAAAGTTTAAAACCTCCTGTTTTACTAAAACCTCACCCGGCCTTCGGCCACCCTCTCCTAATTAGGAGAGGGTAAAGATCAGGTCAGCAGTGAGTTACCCCCCTCTCCTGGATAGGAGAGGGGGATAGGGGGTGAGGTAAAAAGAGTCAGAAAGATATAAAACTTTCCTTTGTTATATTATACTTTCCCGGGTCTGAAAAGTTCCGTCAATTGCACTCATCAGCGGTAATCAGGGCGCCTTCCGCAATCCTGTATCCTCGGACGAATGAAGCATCATCCATTACCTTTTTCCCGGGGGGCTGTACCTCCAGAAGCCGGAGCTTCCCCTTCCCGCATGATACTGCCAGCCCTTCACGGGGCGATGCCTTGACTGCCAGCCCCGGAGTTCCCGGAGTATCTTCATTAATTACACGGGTACGGTGGATTTTCAGGTTTCCGCCGCGCCATA from Candidatus Latescibacter sp. encodes the following:
- a CDS encoding zinc metallopeptidase; protein product: MFFWDPTMIFMIPGLILTLWAQAKVSSAYKKYSQVRSRSGVTGAKVARDILDRSGLSKVAVESIPGELTDHYDPSAGVLRLSEGVYGSQSIAALGIAAHEAGHAIQHGERYAALVLRTAIAPAAATGSQLGIWLFMIGMIIPLFAPSIHLKWLLDLGIILFSVAVGFTLITLPVEFNASNRALLVLEKGGYLTRDEIPEARAVLRAAAWTYVAAATTAILTLLRLIILRNQRN